A stretch of Chionomys nivalis chromosome 2, mChiNiv1.1, whole genome shotgun sequence DNA encodes these proteins:
- the Nanos2 gene encoding nanos homolog 2: MDLPPFDMWRDYFNLSQVILTIIQGRRQRQEDEGAEVLASGLQEKREQEPGVSGSLAALCNFCKHNGESRHVYASHQLKTPEGVVVCPILRHYVCPLCGATGDQAHTLKYCPLNSNQQSLYRRGGRNSAGRKVKR; encoded by the coding sequence ATGGACCTACCACCCTTTGACATGTGGAGGGACTACTTTAACCTGAGCCAGGTGATACTGACTATAATCCAGGGccggaggcaaagacaggaggatgaaGGGGCTGAGGTGCTCGCCTCCGGGCTTCAGGAGAAGAGGGAGCAGGAGCCAGGGGTCTCCGGGAGCCTTGCTGCCCTATGCAACTTCTGCAAGCACAACGGAGAGTCTCGTCATGTCTATGCCTCACACCAGCTGAAGACACCTGAAGGCGTGGTGGTGTGTCCCATCCTGAGGCATTATGTGTGCCCTCTGTGCGGGGCCACCGGGGACCAGGCTCACACGCTCAAGTACTGTCCACTCAACAGCAACCAGCAGTCTCTCTACCGTCGTGGTGGACGAAACTCGGCTGGACGCAAAGTCAAGCGATAA